From Blattabacterium cuenoti:
GAATTATAGCTCCTATTCCTGGTAAAGGATCTATTGGAATCGAAATTCCAAATCATCACCATACCATCGTATATATGAAAAATATTCTTGAATCGGAAAAAATTTTTAAAAAAAGTCATCAAATGGAATTACCCATTTCATTAGGAAAAACTGTATTTAATGAAATTTTTATGATAGATTTGGCAAAAATGCCACATTTGCTTATAGCGGGATCTACTGGACAAGGAAAATCCGTAGGATTAAATTCTATGATTGTATTCTTGTTATATAACAAAAATTCAGAAGAGATCAAATTTATTTTAATTGATCCAAAAAAAGTAGAATTTTCTATATATAATAAAATTTCAAAATCTTATTTTGCGCTTCTACCTAATTATATAGATCCTATCATTACTCATTTACATGAAGTAATAGATGTATTAAATTCTTTATGTAAAGAGATGGATAACCGATATGTTATTTTGAAAAAAGCTATGGTAAGAAATATTCAAGAATATAATATAAAATATGAAAAAAAATATCATTTACCATATATAATCTTAATTATTGATGAATTTGCAGATTTAAGCCTTTCTTTTAAAAAAAAAGAAATAGAAATATATATTACCCGTTTATCACAATTATCCCGTGCTGTTGGCATTCATTTAATTATTGCTACACAACGTCCATCAGTAAATGTCATTACTGGATTAATTAAATCAAATTTTACCGCAAGAGTTTCCTTTAAAGTAAGTTCTAAAATAGATTCTATAACTATCCTAGACTCTACAGGAGCGGAAAAATTGATTGGTAGAGGAGATTCTTTATTTTATAATAAAAATGAATTAATACGGTTACAATGTCCTTTTATAGATATAAATGATATTCAAAAAATTATTAATTTTTATGGACAAAATAATTTTACAAAAAAAAAATACTTTTTTTTACCGGAACCAGATGCTAAATGAGGAAAATACTTAAATATATGCTAAAAATAAAAAAACTGGATCTATACATAATTCGTTTATTTATAGTTCCTTTTTTAGTCATTTTTTTTTCTGTTTTTTTTATATTAATTATTCAATTTTTTTGGAGTAAAATGGATGAATTGACAGGGAAAAATATTAATATTTTCATTATAATAAAATTTATATTTTATTTTGGAATTTCTATTATCCCTTTAGTCATGCCTATTTCTATTTTATTGACCTCTATTATGACTTATGGATTGATTTCAGAAAATCAAGAAATGAATATAATTAAATCTTCTGGAATATCCCTTTTTCGCATCATGAAACCTATTTTCCTTATAACATTATTATTATCCGTAGGGTTATATTTTTTTTCTGATTTTGCTATTCCAAAAGCAAAAAAAAAAGCCAAACAATTAGGATATCAAATTACCTTAGCTCTTCCATCTTTAAAATTAAAGGAAGGTATGTTTGTAAATATTTTTCCAAATTTTTTTATAAAAATAGATAAAAAATCAGGCCCAAATGGAAATTATCTTGATAATATATTCATTTTTTTTTATGGAAAAGATTTATTGATTAATACTATTTTTTCTAAAAATGGTATTTTAATCCCCAATAAAAAGGATGGATCTTTTATCATTAAACTAATGAATGGTTTTTTTTATAGTGAAAGTGTAACTACAAAAAAAACATTTTCCTATCAAATGATACATTTTGATACTTTTATTCAATATTTTAAAATTCCTTTCATGGAAGAAAAAATAAGAAATTTAGATTATTATGATTATTATAAAACCTTTAATACAAAAAAACTAATCGAACAAATACATTTTTTAAAAAAAGAAAAAAAACAATTGTCTTATAAATTTAAGAAAGAAAATTATGATTTTTTTTTTACTATTTACAATACTCCTAATAGGAGTAGGAATAGATACAGAAAAATCATAGATCATTTATCCTTTTTAATAAAAAAATTAAAATTTCAAAAAAAATTGATACAAGATAAAAAAAGAACTTTAGCAAAAATTCAATTAGAATTACAAAATAAATTTACATTCCCAGTAACATGCATTATCATGTTTCTTACTGGAGCCCCAATAGGGGCTATGATCAAAAAAGGAGGAATAGGTATTTCAAGTATAATGGCAATAACTTTATTCCTCATTTATTATATTTTACTGACCATTACACAACATAAAGGAGAAAAAGCGGAAATATGTCCATGGATAAGTGCATGGATCCCAAATTTAATTTTTTTTCCAATAAGTATATGGATTACTTATAAAACTGGAATGGATGATTTTTATAAAAAATCCTAATTTTTTTATAAAAATGGTATTTTAATACCCAAATAAAAGTATTATTGCGGTCTGGACGGGACTTGAACCCGCGACCCCATGCGTGACAGGCATGTATTCTAACCAACTGAACTACCAGACCTTAAAACATTAAATTAAGGAGTCCAATTTATTTTTGATATCTTCCTTAGAAGAAACTCCAATATGCATATCTTTTTTTTCTCCATTTTTAAAAAACAACATGGTAGGAATACTACGTATTCCATATTGAGAAGAAATTTTTGTATTTTTATCAACATTTAACTTTACGACCAATGCTTTTCCTTTATATTCAGTACATACATCTTCTAATATAGCAGATAAATTTCTACATGGAGCACACCATGGAGCCCAAAAATCTACTAAAATAGGCTTTTTTGATGATTTTAAAACCACTTTCTCAAAGTTTTCATCGTTTATTTCTTGTATCATACTTTTTTTTTACATTTATATAACAAATTTACCTTTTTTGTTTTAAAATTGAAAGTCTTTTAACAAACGTATGTAAATATCTATTCCATTGAATATTTCTGAAATTAAAACATACTCATTAGGTGTATGAGAACGAACGCTATCTCCTACACCCATTTTAATAGTTGGAAAGGACATAATACTTTGATCAGAAAGTGTAGGGGATCCATAAGTTTTTCTTCCTATCATTTTTGCTTTCAATACAATTGGATGATTTGTATTAATAAAAGAAGCATTAGAATGAAAAGAACGTGGTTTGATTTTAGAATGAATATTTTTTTGTATCATTTTAATTAATTCTTCATTAGTATATAATTCATTATTTCTAATATCTATAACAAAAGAGCAAAAATCAGGAATCATATTATGTTGTATGCCCCCTTGTATTTTCGTAACAGTTAAGGTTGGAATTCCTAGTAATTTTGATTTTTTCTTAAAATGCATATTTCTTAAATATTCTATATCTTTTGTAGCCATATAGATGGCATTAATCCCTATATCTCTTGCAGAATGTCCTGTTTTTCCTTCTGCTATACAATCTAATACGATTAATCCTTTTTCCGCAATAGCAACTTGCATATTTGTGGGTTCACCTATAATACCTAAATCTATCCATCCTAATTCAGGTAAAATAGATCGTACCCCTAATTTACCAGAAATTTCTTCTTCTGCAGTGATAGAAAGAACTAATCTATAAGGTAATACAGATAAACTACTTAAATATATAAAGGTAGAAATTAATGCCACAACGGAAGCGCCCGCATCATTACTTCCTAACCCTATTAATTTATCTTCTTTTTTTTTTATTTTAGCAATAAAAGGATCTGTTTTCCAATTCCCTCCTGGAGGGACAGTATCCTGATGAGAGTTTAATAAAATAGTACGAATATTTTTTTTTTTATTATAATTAGTATTTTCAGTCCATATATTATTAAATTTCCTTTGTATATAAAATCCATATTGTGAAATATAGTCCTCTATCAAAAAAGAAACTTTTTTTTCTTTTTTTGATAGAGATGGCGTATTGATTATTTTTATCAAAAGTTGTATCGCTTCTTTCTTTAAAAGAGACAAATTTACTATAGACATAAAATTGTTTTATGATTTTCATTTAAATTATCAGTATGCCCGATACTCACTTTCAATACTCCATTTTTTAATGCAAAAAAAGCATTTTCTAATTTTGTAATCATCCCATTTTTTACCGTATGATTCTTTTTTAGTATTTGAAATAAATTAAAATCTATTTTTTTATAATAAGATTCCGAATCCTGTAAATCTCGTAATACTCCCTTTTTTTCAAAACAAAAATGTAATTCTATTTCATCTCCTTCTTTTGTCAAAGATATAGCTATATATGAAGCTATAGTGTCTGCGTTAGTATTTAGAAGATCTCCTTTGCTATTATGAGTAATAGAACATAAAACAGGAACAATATTGTTATTTAAAATAAATTTGATAAAAGAGGTATTTATACTTTGTATATCACCTACATATCCATAATCAATATCATCTGTCTTACTACGAAAAGAAGAATTAATACAATTCATATCCGCTCCGCACAAACCTAAAGCATTACAATGATAAGATTGTAATTTAGCAACGATAGTTTTGTTGATAATTCCAGCATAGGTCATAACAACTATATCAAGAGTTTCTTTATCCGTAATCCTTCTCCCTTGTATAAATTTGGGCGTTATACCCATTTTATCAGAAATTATGTTTGCCTTACTACCTCCTCCATGAATTAATATCTTTTTTCCTGATAATTTCAAAAAAGATTTTAAAGAATGATTAAGAAATTCTGTATGATTAATTAAATTTCCTCCAATTTTTACTATATGGATTTTCATGATAAAGATTGTAATATTTTTAAAAAAATTATTTGTGAAGAATAAATTCTATTTTCTGCCTGTTTCAAAATAATGGAAGAAGGACTATCCAAAACAGAATCTTCCACCACCATATTTCTCCTTACCGGTAAACAATGCATAAATTTTGCATTATTAGTTAATTTCATTTTATTTTTAGTAATCATCCAATCAGTACTATGACAAAGTATTTTTCCATAATGTATATAACTACTCCAATTTTTTGCATATATAAAATCTGCATTTAAAAATGCTTCCTCTTGATTATATGTAGTATAAATTCCGTTAGAAAATTTTTTAGATAGATCGTACTTTTCTGGAAAAGTAATGGTTAAATCGATTTCTTTTATCTTAGATATCCATTGAACAAAGGAATTTGCTACAGACTGTGGTAATGGTTTGATATGAGGCGCCCAACTTAACACAACTTTACATTTTTTCTTATTATTATTTAAAAAAAAAGGGCTACATTCTACAATTGTCATCACATCTGCTAAAGACTGCAAAGGATGTAAGGTAGCACTTTCCATATTAATCACTGGAATTTTAGAATATGTCAATATTTTATTAAAAATTACTTCTTTATAATCATAATCTCTATCTATAAGATTAGGAAAAGTTCTTACGGCCATAATATCACAATATAGACTCATCACAGAAATAGCCTCCTTTAAATGTTCTTGAGTAGATTTCATAATATTTCCATCATTCATTTCAATTTTCCAAGAATCCTTATGAATATTTAATACCCAAATATTGCATCCTAAATTAAAAGCGGCCTTTTGACAACTAATTCTTGTACGTAAAGAAGGATTAAAAAAAACCAATCCAATTGTTTTATTTTTTCCAATATGATAAAACTTATATGGATTATTCTTCAAATCAATGGCTTCTTTAATCAGATCATACACATTAATAACATCTTCTACACTAAAAAAATTTTTCATAAATTTATTTATATTCATCCCAAGAAGTTATAAATAATTGATCCATAGATAAATTACAAAAAGCTTTAATAAAAGCTTTGGCTAAACGTGCGTTAGTTAATAGAGGAATATTAAAATCTATAGAATAACGTCTTATAGCATAATCATTATCTAATTCTGATTTACTTAAATTTTTTGGAATATTAATAATCAAATCAAATTTTCTATCCTTAATCAAATCAATCACATTAGGGTATTTTTTTACATTTGGCCAATGTACCCTTATAGAGGGAATTCCATAATCTGATAAAAAACTATTTGTTCCTTCTGTGGAAAACAAAATATATCTTTTATGATGCAAAAGTTTTACCATATCTAAAAGATCTAATTTAGATTCTATTGGCCCCCCAGATATAAGAATATTTTTTTTTGGAATAGTATACCCAACAGCAAGCATAGATTTTAAAATAGCTTCATCAAAAGTATATCCTAAACATCCTACTTCTCCAGTTGAAGTCATATCCACCCCCAAAACAGGATCTGCATCTTGTAAACGTGAAAAAGAAAATTGGGAAGCTTTAATTCCTAAAAAATTCATAGTAAAAAAATCAGGCTCCTTTTTTTTCTGTTTTTTTCCAATAAGTACTTTTGTAGCTAAAGTTATCATATTAAAATGAGATACTTTTGATACAAAAGGAAAACTTCTGGAGGCTCTCAAATTACATTCAATAACTTTTATTTCATTATCTTTAGATAAAAATTGAATATTAAAAGGTCCAGATATATTAAAATATTGAGATATTTTTTTAGATATACGGACAATTTCCTTTAATGTAGATAAATATAAATTCTGCGGAGGATATACTAATGTGGCATCTCCTGAATGTACACCTGCAAATTCTACATGTTCAGATATAGCATAATATAAAATATCTCCATTTTGAGAAACAGCATCTAATTCAATTTCTTTAGAGTTTTTTATAAATTCTGTGATCACTAATGGTTTATCAAAAGATATCGATTTATTATCCATCAGATAAGACTGAAGTTCTTCATAATTAGAAATCACATTCATATGCGCACCTGAAAGAACATAAGAAGGTCTAACTAATATCGGATAATCAACTTTTTCTACAAATTTATAAATTTGATCAAAATCTGATAATTCTTTCCATCTAGGTTGTTTTATACCTAAATCATCCATCGCATGGGAAAATTTGTATCTATTTTCTACTTTGTCTATAGAAATAGGAGATGTTCCTAAAATATTTACTTTTTGTTCATAAAGTTTTAAAACTAAATTATTAGGAATTTGACCACCCATAGAAACTATTGTCCCTTTTGGTTTTTCTACATCTATAATGTCTAAGACACGTTCTAAAGTAAGTTCTTCAAAATATAATCTATCACAAATATCAAAATCTGTACTTACTGTTTCTGGATTGTAATTAATCATGATGGATCTATAAGATTCTTTATGAATCGCATTTAATGTATTTACACAACACCAATCAAATTCGACACTACTTCCAATTCTATACACACCAGATCCTAAAGTAATTACGGATTTTTGATCTTCTTCATAAATTATGTCATGTTGAATAGCATGATAAGTTAAATACAAATAATTGGTATGTGCTGGATATTCAGAAGCTAAAGTATCAATTTGTCTTACATAGGGAACAATGTTTTTTTCCTTTCTATATTTTCTGATTTTTTTTTCCATATCATAAATACTATCTTTCTCTTTATTATTCTTTATAATCATCGCTATTTGTAAATCAGAAAAACCTTCTTTTTTAGCTTTTTGTAATAATTTCTTTGGAAGATCCTTACAATCATTATAAAAAGAAATCTTTTTTTTTGTTTTAAAAATGTTTTCCAATTGGTATAAAAACCATAAATCAATCTTGGTAAGATCATGTATTTCTTGAATAGAAATTCCTTTTTCTAAAGCTTCTTCTAAAAATATAACTCTTTGATAGGTCGGTTTTTTCAAAGCTTCTTTAAGTAAAAGAGTAGATCCTATTTTTTTTGTATTTTTTGAATTTATAAACCCTAACATTCCAATATCTAACATACGAATTCCTTTTTGTAAAGCCTCTTCAAAAGATCCTCCAATCGCCATGACTTCTCCTACACTTTTCATACTACTTCCAATTCTATTAGAAACTCCATAAAATTTTTGTAAATCCCATCTTGGAATTTTGCATACTACATAATCTAATGCGGGTTCAAAAAAAGAAGAAGTAGTCTTATTTACAGAATTTTTCAATTCTGGTAATCCATATCCTATAGCTAATTTTGCAGCAACAAAAGCTAATGGGTATCCAGTAGCTTTAGAAGCAAGAGCGCTAGAACGAGAAAGACGAGCGTTAATTTCAATTACACGATAATCTTCCGATTTAGGATCTAATGCAAATTGTACATTACATTCTCCAACTATTTCAAAATCTCTCGCGATATCTAGAGATAATTTTCTTAAAAAAAAATATTCTGAATGATTTAAAGTTTGCGAAGGTGCTACTACAATACTTTCCCCTGTATGAATTCCTATAGGATCAAAATTTTCCATATTACATACGGAAATACAATTATTGTAATTATCTCTAACTATTTCATATTCAATCTCTTTCCATCCATCTAAAAATTCTTCTATAACAACTTGAGAAGAGTAAGAAAAAGCCTTACTGACTATTTTTTTTAAATCCTTAATATTATAAACCAAGCCACTTCCTAATCCTCCAAGAGTATAAGCAGATCTAATAAGAATAGGAAAACCTATTTGAAAAGAATAGGAGATGGCATGATCGATAGAATTTACTACAAAACTTTTTGTCGTTTTTATATTCATACGATTTAACCTATTTCTAAAAAGATTTCTATCTTCACTTTGAATAATAGATTCCATAGACGTACCTAAAACTTTCATTTTATATTTTTCTATGATTCCTTTTTGAAATAGTTCCACGCCACAATTTAATGCCGTTTGCCCACCAAAAGAAAGTAAAATCCCTTTAGGCCTTTCCTTTTCAATAACCCCTTTTATAAAAAAAAAAGTCAGAGGAAGAAAATATACTTTATCAGCAATTTCTTTCGAAGTTTGAACAGTAGCAATATTCGGATTAATTAATATTGTATAAATACCCTCCTCTTTCAGTGCTTTTAAAGCTTGAGTCCCAGAATAATCAAATTCACCAGCTTCTCCTATTTTTAAAGCTCCGGATCCCAAAATCAGTACTTTATCTATTTTCATATTATAATATTCTTTAATGATTTTTTCTTATAATAGAATTGATAAAAATATCAAATAAAAATTCGGTATCTCTAGGTCCACTAGAGGACTCTGGATGAAATTGTACTGAAAAAAAAGGTTTCCATTTATGGATGATTCCTTCACAAGTATTATCATTTAAATTTTTAAAAAAAATTTTCCATTCCCTATCAATCTTAATAGGGTTCAAAACATATCCATGATTTTGTGATGTAATAAAATTTTGTCCTTTTTCTAATAATAAAACTGGTTGATTATGTCCTCTATGTGCATATTCCAATTTATAAGTATCTCCTCCCGCAGCAAGACCTAAAAGTTGATTTCCTAAACATATTCCAAAGATAGGAGTCTCTTTTTTAAGAGCCTTACGAAGATATAATATGGGTTTTTCATAAATTTTAGGATTTCCAGGCCCATTAGAAAGAACTAATCCGTCATATTGGTCTTTTGTAAAATCATAATCCCATGGAACTCTTATAATTGTACAATTTCTACGCAATAAACAACGTAAAATATTATTTTTTAATCCAAAATCTACAAGTAATACTTGATATTTTCCATTTCCATATATAATTTTTTTATCAGTAGAAACTTTTTGAGAAAGATTATCTTTATTAGGATCATAAAAAGGAAGATCTTCTTTTTCTATGACAATTTTTCCTAACATAGACCCTCCTTTTTTTCTAAGTTTTTTTGCAATAAATCTGGTATCTATATCATATAATCCAGGGACTCCATGTTCTTCTAACCAATCCGATAGGTTTTTATACATATTCCAATGATACGGACGTTTTGAATAATACGAAATAATTAGTCCGGATACTTGAACTTTATCGGATTCATAAAATTTATGAATTTTTTCATTAAAATATGGATATGGAACTCCATAATTTCCTATGATTGGATAAGTAAAAGTCAAAATTTGACCTTTATAAGAGGGATCTGTTAGACTTTCCGTATACCCAGTCATAGATGTATTAAAGACAACCTCTCCAGAGGAGGATGTTTTTGCTCCAAAATGAGATGCTTTATACCTTGTTCCATCTTCCAGTATCAGCATAGCTATTCTTTTATTTTTCATTTTTTTCTATATAGAATAAAGCTTTTTTTAGTTTTTTAATAAATAATTTTATATGATAAATGTTTATGCTTAGTGGAGGTAGTAATCGTAATACATAAGGATTATTAGAAGTTCCAACAAATACTTTTTCTTTATAAACTAAAATATTTTTTAAATTTTTAATAGTAAAATTAAATTCTAACCCTAACATCAGACCTCTTCCTCTTATTTTTTTTATTTGAGGAATTTTTTGTAATTTTTGCAACAGTATATTTCCCATTGTTTTTGCATTTTCAATTAAATTTTCTTTTTTAATAATTTCTAATACGGAAATACCAGCTGTACAAGCTAAATGATTACCTCCAAATGTAGTGCCTAACATCCCATGATATGGATGAAATTTAGGATGTATCAAAACTCCTCCTATGGGAAATCCATTGCCCATTCCTTTAGCAATAGTAATTAAATCTGGTTGTATCGGATATAAATGATGAGAAAAAAAAGATCCAGTTCTTCCATATCCACTTTGAATTTCATCAATAATCAAAATAGTATCATATTTTTTACAAAGGTCCCAAACTGTACAAAAAAAATTGTACCCAGGATCTATAATTCCAGATACCCCTTGTATCCCTTCCGTGATAACAGCACAAATATCTCCATTTTTTAATTTTTTTTCTAAAGAAGTAAAATCTTTATAATCCATCAGGATAGTTTTATGTTGAGCATTAAAAGGAGATACTATTTTATAATTATCTGTTATAGAACAACTTCCGCTAGTTCTACCATGAAACCCACCCCTAAAAAAAATAACTTTTTTTTTCCCTGTATGAAAAGAAGCTATTTTTAATGCATTTTCATTAGATTCCGTTCCAGAATTACAAATAAATAATGAATAATTATCATATCCTGAAATTATTCCCAATAAATTCGCTAATTTTTTTTGTTGATCAATAAATACACTATTTGAATAATAAGATATTTTATGAATTTGTTGGATTAATGATTGAATATAATATGGATGAGAATGACCAATTGAAATAACTGCATGTCCTCCATAAAAATCTAAATATCTATTTCCTTTTTTATCATAAATATATACTCCTTTACTTTTTTTTAATTCGATATTTAGAATCGGATAAACGTCAAATAATTCCATTTTTTAGAAACGGATAGATTTTAATTTTAAACCACAAGTTTCTTCTAAATTGAAGAGAAGATTCATATTTTGTATAGCTTGACCGGAAGCGCCTTTTATAAGATTATCTATAATACTGATAATAATGATTTTATTTTTTTCTTTCATAAGATGTAAAATACACTTATTAGTATTAATTACTTGTTTCATATCAATATTGATATCGGAAATTTTTACAAAAGGGTGGTTTTTATAAAATATTTTATAAATATCCTGATTTTTTTCTAAAGAATAATTAGAATCCGTATATACTGTTGCTATAATTCCTCTAGAAAAATTTCCTCTATAAGGGATAAAATATATTTCAGAAGAAAAATTTTTTTGTAATTTATGAATAGTTTGTGTAATTTCTTGTAAATGCTGATGTTTAAATATTTTATAAGTAGAAATATTATTATTTCTCCAACTAAATTGATTTGTATCACTAATTTGTTTTCCAGATCCTGTGGATCCAGTTATAGAACTAATATGTATATTATTTTTTAATAAATTACCTTTTGCTAAAGGTAATAATGCTAAAAGAATAGCCGTAGCAAAACATCCTGGATTTGCAATATTATTTGATTGTTTTATGATATCTTTTTGTAATTCTGGTAGTCCATATATAAATTTTCTACCTTGAAATACAGATTTATTCATATTTCTAAAATCTTGACTAAGATCAATTACTTTTACTTTATTGTGTAAGTATTTTAATTCTTTTATAGATTTTCCATGTCCGGAACAAAGAAATACTATATCAATTTTATTACTTATGAATGAATCAGTGAACTTCATATCCTCTATTTCCCCTATTAAATCTGTATGAATCGAATGAATATATTCTCCTGCTTTACTTCTGCTAAGTACACTATTAATTCGTACTTTTGGATGATGAATGATTAATCTAATTAATTCTCCAGCAGTATATCCAGTTCCTCCTATAATACCGATTTCAATCATGATTTTTTTTTATTTAAATTATGGTAAATTTTCATTTGATTGCTCAATATTTTTGTAAAACCTTTCACATCTTCTGCTGTCCAAGCATAATTCATTTCTCCATATTTAGCCATATTGGATTCCATCAAATCAAAATCAGATTTAATTCCAACTAAATGAAATCTATATGGATATAAAATGATCTGTACGGTTCCAGTTAATCGTTCTTGTGTACTACTTAAAAAAATTTCTATGTTCCGCATAACAGGATCTAAATATTGAGCTTCATGAAGTAACATTCCATACCAATTGGATAATTTTTCTTTCCAATATAATTGCCATTTTGTAAGAATATGTTTTTCTAATAAATGATGTGCTTTAATAATTATAATTGCTGCTGAAGCTTCAAAAGCTACTCTTCCTTTAATACCTAAAATAGTGTCTCCTATATG
This genomic window contains:
- a CDS encoding aspartate aminotransferase family protein, whose translation is MELFDVYPILNIELKKSKGVYIYDKKGNRYLDFYGGHAVISIGHSHPYYIQSLIQQIHKISYYSNSVFIDQQKKLANLLGIISGYDNYSLFICNSGTESNENALKIASFHTGKKKVIFFRGGFHGRTSGSCSITDNYKIVSPFNAQHKTILMDYKDFTSLEKKLKNGDICAVITEGIQGVSGIIDPGYNFFCTVWDLCKKYDTILIIDEIQSGYGRTGSFFSHHLYPIQPDLITIAKGMGNGFPIGGVLIHPKFHPYHGMLGTTFGGNHLACTAGISVLEIIKKENLIENAKTMGNILLQKLQKIPQIKKIRGRGLMLGLEFNFTIKNLKNILVYKEKVFVGTSNNPYVLRLLPPLSINIYHIKLFIKKLKKALFYIEKNEK
- the argC gene encoding N-acetyl-gamma-glutamyl-phosphate reductase, with protein sequence MIEIGIIGGTGYTAGELIRLIIHHPKVRINSVLSRSKAGEYIHSIHTDLIGEIEDMKFTDSFISNKIDIVFLCSGHGKSIKELKYLHNKVKVIDLSQDFRNMNKSVFQGRKFIYGLPELQKDIIKQSNNIANPGCFATAILLALLPLAKGNLLKNNIHISSITGSTGSGKQISDTNQFSWRNNNISTYKIFKHQHLQEITQTIHKLQKNFSSEIYFIPYRGNFSRGIIATVYTDSNYSLEKNQDIYKIFYKNHPFVKISDINIDMKQVINTNKCILHLMKEKNKIIIISIIDNLIKGASGQAIQNMNLLFNLEETCGLKLKSIRF